Sequence from the Clostridium saccharobutylicum DSM 13864 genome:
TTTCATCAATCATATCATACCAGTCATAACCACGTTGTGCATGTTCCAATCTAAATTTTGCAGTCATTTCAATAAAATCTTTATAACTATACATACCACCAAGATCCATAAACCCATGTTCTCCCCATAATATTAATGGAATTTTATGTTCATATGCAATTCTAACTGGATATGTATATATTCCTGTGTGATAATTCCAATTCATGTCTCCCATTTTTTTAAAACATAATCTATTTAATTTTTGCAAAGTACTTTTACTTGGTCTAAAAATAATATGATCTACATCAAATACTTCTCTCATTCTAAATAAATTTCTTTCAGCTTCTGGAAGAAAATTATCATGATAATATGTTACAAGTAATGGTTTTAATCCATAAATCTTAGTTGCAACATGAGTTTGAAAATAGCTATCCTTACCGCCACTCACTGGAATTATACAATCATAATTACTCCCTTTAGAACGATACTGTTCAAACAATTCTCCTAGTTTTTTTGCTCTTTCTTCCCAATTAATTTTTTTTCTTTCCTCTGCAGTTCTGCAACCAGAACAAACTCCATTCTCATCAAATGTAAGCGGAGTTGCAGAAACCGCTGGATAAACACATTTTGTACAGTATTGCATAAAAATCACCTCATATAAAAATTATAATCTAACATTTACTCCTGCTCTTTTGAGCGCTCGCTTTCCACGTCTATCAGTTAACTCACTAAAATGAAAAATATTCGCAGCCGCTACCGCTGAAGCTCCACCTTTAATTATTGCTGGTGCATAATCCTCCATTCGACCAACTCCCCCGCAAGCAATTACCGGGAGTTTAGTCGACTTACATACTAATTCTATTAAGTCAATATCATATCCTTCAGCCATACCATCTCTATCTATAGCATGTAAAAAAATCTCACCTGCTCCTAATTCCTCCATTTTCTTCACACAATCTACTGGGTTTAATCCTGTAGATCTCCTACCGTGATCATAAAAAACCTCATAATTTCCATCAGACTTTTTTCTAACATCAACAGAAATAACAATACATTGGCTTCCAAACATCTCGGCTGCTTTCGTTATTAATTCAGGAGTTTCAAAAGCTGCTGTATTAATAACTACCTTATCTGCCCCTCTTTTAATCCGTTCTCTTATATCGTCAATTGTCCTTATTCTGCCACCAAAACTTAATGGCATAAAACAAGTTTTAGATATTTGTTCAATAATATCTAAAATATCATTTTGCTTTTTTACCTTAGTATCTAATCGTTGATTATAATCAGAATCTCTATCACTTATATCCAAATAAATTAATTCATCAACATTCCATTCATTAAATCTCTCAACTTCATGTATAGGATTCCCTATAATCTGATGTATTGAAAAGTTTTCACTTCTCACCAAAAGACCATCTTTTAAAAGTAATACAGGTATTAACCTTTTTTTTAACATATAACCACCACTTGTTCCTAATATTATTAAAAAATTCTAC
This genomic interval carries:
- the hisF gene encoding imidazole glycerol phosphate synthase subunit HisF, with product MLKKRLIPVLLLKDGLLVRSENFSIHQIIGNPIHEVERFNEWNVDELIYLDISDRDSDYNQRLDTKVKKQNDILDIIEQISKTCFMPLSFGGRIRTIDDIRERIKRGADKVVINTAAFETPELITKAAEMFGSQCIVISVDVRKKSDGNYEVFYDHGRRSTGLNPVDCVKKMEELGAGEIFLHAIDRDGMAEGYDIDLIELVCKSTKLPVIACGGVGRMEDYAPAIIKGGASAVAAANIFHFSELTDRRGKRALKRAGVNVRL
- a CDS encoding N-acetyl sugar amidotransferase — its product is MQYCTKCVYPAVSATPLTFDENGVCSGCRTAEERKKINWEERAKKLGELFEQYRSKGSNYDCIIPVSGGKDSYFQTHVATKIYGLKPLLVTYYHDNFLPEAERNLFRMREVFDVDHIIFRPSKSTLQKLNRLCFKKMGDMNWNYHTGIYTYPVRIAYEHKIPLILWGEHGFMDLGGMYSYKDFIEMTAKFRLEHAQRGYDWYDMIDEKEGITEKDLLWAKYPTDEELDEVEIRGIYLSNYYNWEANDHTKLMIDLYGWEVAHDPFERTYRNFSNLDDIYENGIKDYLKYVKFGYGRATDHACKDIRAGIMTREEGIEMVKKYDHVKSSDIYKWLQYSGMTEYEFDKIADTFRDPRVWSKDENGNWVKENIWDEKHARK